In Colletotrichum higginsianum IMI 349063 chromosome 3, whole genome shotgun sequence, a genomic segment contains:
- a CDS encoding potassium/sodium efflux P-type ATPase: MGKKDPEAEAMANHVSGQANKPISRPAHALTVEQVVQELRANPDDGLTPEDAKARLDEYGRNEFGEEAGVQPLKIFIGQIANAMTLVLILAMGASFGIGSWIEGGVVAGVILLNITVGFHQEFKAAKTMDSLRSLSSPTAQAVREGRNITVPTVEIVPGDMVELKTGDTIPADVRILEAVNFETNEALLTGESLPIRKEAALTFDDETGPGDRLNVAYSSSTVTKGRARGIVFATGMYTEIGQIAAALRGKNSRRRDVKRKEDGSASFGRYLQAWTLTLSDAVGRFLGVNVGTPLQRKLSKLAILLFGIAVICAIIVLGANNFNTVQEVIIYAVATGLSMIPASLVVVLTITMAAGTKRMVQRHVIVRQLKSLEALGGVTNICSDKTGTLTQGKMVVRKAWIPGKGTFSISNTNEPFNPTVGDLGHSVDQPKDIDFRTKEGDGEPFSNTDAEDRVKSSTVLTDYFNVASLANLANVHETDGEWHARGDPTEIAIQVFASRFNWNRLRLAGEGNRWKQIAEFPFDSDVKKMSVIFEDTETKAEGGGNKTWLFTKGAVERVISSCPTIQMGDEVVELTKDIEKDILSNMEALARLGLRVLAFASKSDIGVVDGHENLDRKLYEKDITFRGLIGLYDPPRPESGPSVKKFHEAGVSVHMLTGDHPETARAIALEVGILPTRMNEISADVAKTMVMAAHDFDKLSDDEIDKLPHLPLVVARCAPQTKVRMIEALHRRQRFVAMTGDGVNDSPSLKRADVGIAMGESGSDVAKEASDIILTDDNFASILNAVEEGRRMFDNIQKFVLHVLACNVAQACTLLIGLIFKDESGLSVFPLAPVEVMWIIMITSGLPDMALGFEVAAPDIMDRPPQNMKVGVFTWELMLDMLVYGLWTAALCLASFVLVMFGWGNGEFGNNCNNTYSPECDTVFRARATCFASLTWFALFLAWEMVNMRRSFFRMQPKSTKYFTQWFIDTWRNKLLFFAIVIGFVTIFPLIYIPVLNTSVFKHAPITWEWGIVFVCAVLFFMGVEAWKWAKRIYFRRVAHKQHGGIADLESRVFGHYYTIGGVELESSPTLGSRTITNEKDMREKGGNGYSSGGSR; this comes from the exons ATGGGAAAGAAAGatcccgaggccgaggccatggccaACCACGTCTCCGGCCAGGCCAACAAGCCCATCTCCCGTCCTGCCCACGCCTTGACTGTTGAGCAAGTCGTCCAGGAGCTCAGAGCGAATCCGGACGATGGCTTGACCCCCGAAGACGCAAAGGCTCGCCTTGACGAGTATGGCCGTAACGAATTCGGCGAAGAGGCGGGCGTCCAGCCCCTGAAGATCTTCATCGGACAAATCGCCAACGCCATGACCTTG GTTCTCATTCTGGCCATGGGCGCTTCGTTTGGCATTGGGTCTTGGATCGAAGGAGGTGTCGTGGCAGGTGTCATTCTGCTCAACATCACCGTTGGTTTCCACCAGGAATTCAAGGCCGCAAAGACCATGGACTCCCTTCGATCTCTCAGCTCTCCCACCGCCCAGGCTGTCCGTGAGGGCCGAAACATCACCGTCCCGACTGTCGAGATTGTCCCTGGTGACATGGTCGAGCTCAAGACGGGTGACACCATCCCCGCCGACGTCcgcatcctcgaggccgtcaactTCGAGACGAACGAGGCTCTGCTGACGGGCGAGTCCCTTCCTATTCGCAAGGAGGCTGCTCTGACTTTCGATGACGAGACCGGACCTGGTGACCGTCTCAACGTTGCCTacagctcctcgaccgtcACCAAGGGCCGTGCTCGTGGTATCGTCTTTGCCACCGGAATGTACACCGAGATTGGACAgattgccgccgccctccggGGTAAGAACTCTCGCCGTCGCGACGTCAAGCGCAAGGAGGACGGCTCTGCCAGCTTCGGTCGCTACCTCCAGGCGTGGACTCTGACCCTGTCTGATGCCGTCGGACGCTTCCTCGGAGTGAATGTTGGAACACCTCTCCAGAGGAAGCTGTCCAAGCTTGCGATCCTCCTCTTTGGTATTGCCGTCATCTGCGCAATCATCGTTCTGGGGGCCAACAACTTCAACACGGTCCAGGAAGTAATCATCTACGCTGTCGCCACCGGTCTGTCCATGATCCCCGCCTCTTTGGTCGTCGTCTTGACCATCACCATGGCCGCGGGTACCAAGCGTATGGTCCAGCGTCACGTCATTGTCCGCCAGCTGAAGAGTTTGGAAGCCCTTGGCGGTGTCACGA ACATTTGCTCCGACAAGACCGGTACCCTTACCCAGGGCAAGATGGTCGTCCGCAAGGCCTGGATCCCCGGAAAGGGAACCTTCTCCATCAGCAACACGAACGAGCCTTTCAACCCTACCGTCGGAGACCTCGGCCACAGCGTCGACCAGCCCAAGGACATTGACTTCCGCACCAAGGAGGGTGACGGCGAGCCCTTCTCcaacaccgacgccgaggaccgcGTCAAGTCGAGCACCGTCCTCACCGACTACTTCAACGTCGCGTCGCTTGCCAACCTGGCCAACGTCCACGAGACTGACGGCGAGTGGCACGCGCGTGGCGACCCTACCGAGATCGCCATCCAGGTCTTTGCGTCTCGCTTCAACTGGAACCGTCTCCGCCTCGCGGGAGAGGGCAACCGCTGGAAGCAGATTGCCGAGTTCCCCTTTGACTCCGACGTCAAGAAGATGTCGGTCATCTTCGAGGACACCGAGACCAAGGCTGAGGGAGGAGGCAACAAGACGTGGCTCTTCACCAAGGGTGCCGTCGAGCGCGTCATCTCGTCCTGCCCCACGATCCAGATGGgcgacgaggttgtcgagctcACCAAGGACATTGAGAAGGACATCCTGTCCAACATGGAGGctctcgcccgtctcgggCTCCGTGTCCTGGCCTTCGCCAGCAAGTCCGATATcggtgtcgtcgacggccacgaGAACCTGGACCGCAAGCTGTACGAGAAGGATATCACTTTCCGCGGTCTGATCGGCCTCTACGACCCCCCGCGCCCCGAGTCGGGGCCGTCGGTCAAGAAGTTCCACGAGGCCGGTGTCAGCGTGCACATGCTTACCGGTGACCACCCGGAGACGGCGCGGGCCATCgctctcgaggtcggcatCCTGCCCACGCGCATGAACGAGATCTCGGCCGACGTCGCAAAGACCATGGTCATGGCCGCCCACGACTTCGACAAGCTCTCGGACGACGAAATCGACAAGCTCCCCCACctgcccctcgtcgtcgctcgcTGTGCTCCCCAGACAAAGGTGCGCATGATCGAGGCCCTGCACAGACGCCAGCGTTTCGTAGCCATGACGGGCGACGGTGTCAACGACTCTCCTAGTTTGAAGCGCGCCGATGTCGGTATCGCCATGGGAGAGAGCGGCTCCGAcgtcgccaaggaggcctCGGACATTATCCTCACCGACGATAACTTTGCCTCCAtcctcaacgccgtcgaggaaggcCGCCGCATGTTTGACAACATCCAGAAGTTCGTCCTGCACGTCTTGGCCTGCAACGTCGCCCAGGCCTGCACTCTCCTCATCGGTCTGATCTTCAAGGACGAAAGCGGTCTCTCCGTGTTCCCCCTGGCGCCCGTTGAAGTCATGTGGATCATCATGATCACGTCTGGTCTCCCCGACATGGCTCTCGGTTTCGAAGTCGCCGCCCCGGATATCATGGACCGCCCTCCTCAGAAC ATGAAGGTTGGTGTCTTCACCTGGGAGCTGATGCTCGATATGCTGGTGTACGGTCTCTGGACAGCCGCCCTCTGCCTGGCCTCgttcgtcctcgtcatgtTCGGCTGGGGCAACGGCGAGTTTGGAAACAACTGCAACAACACGTACTCTCCCGAGTGTGACACGGTATTCCGCGCGCGTGCTACGTGCTTTGCCAGTCTGACCTGgttcgccctcttcctcgcctggGAGATGGTCAACATGCGCCGGTCCTTCTTCCGCATGCAGCCCAAGAGCACCAAGTACTTCACGCAGTGGTTCATCGACACGTGGCGCAACAagctcctcttcttcgccatcgtcatcggcttCGTCACCATCTTCCCGCTCATCTACATCCCCGTGCTCAACACGTCAGTGTTCAAGCACGCGCCCATTACGTGGGAGTGGGGTATCGTCTTCGTCTGCGCGGTGCTCTTCTTCATGGGCGTCGAGGCCTGGAAGTGGGCCAAGCGCATCTACTTCCGCCGCGTCGCGCACAAGCAGcacggcggcatcgccgacctcgagagcCGCGTGTTTGGCCACTACTACACCAttggcggcgtcgaactCGAGTCGTCACCCACGCTCGGCAGCCGGACCATCACGAACGAGAAGGACATGCgcgagaagggcggcaaCGGATACTCCAGCGGGGGTAGCCGGTAA
- a CDS encoding Poly polymerase — MDNPSASPAKPPTPPPLPPFASFRQHERESPYLAKLASAPDDWLSRPVDPPKPYTYEPIHYFFYGTLIQPDLLKRILDLEQEPELRPGKVIGYSLSSWGQYKALVDGRPGEEVLGYAFLVESAEQEFKLARYETSAYELAPCMIFFADGKSPEQAQAKTFMYAGDSGALKDGRFDASLWELQMGMRLPPRRRRQHGREEESS, encoded by the coding sequence ATGGATAATCCGTCAGCATCGCCAGCCAAGCCGCCTACCCCGCCCCCGCTCCCTCCCTTTGCGTCTTTTCGCCAGCATGAGAGGGAATCGCCATACCTCGCGAAGCTCGCCTCTGCGCCAGACGACTGGCTCTCTCGACCCGTCGATCCACCAAAGCCGTACACCTATGAGCCGATACATTATTTCTTCTACGGCACCCTCATCCAGCCCGACCTCCTCAAGCGGATCCTCGACCTGGAGCAAGAACCCGAACTCCGCCCCGGCAAGGTGATCGGATACAGCCTCTCCTCATGGGGCCAGTAcaaggccctcgtcgacggcaggCCTGGCGAGGAAGTACTCGGGTATGCCTTTCTTGTCGAGTCCGCCGAGCAGGAGTTCAAGCTGGCCCGGTACGAAACGAGCGCGTACGAGCTGGCGCCGTGCAtgatcttcttcgccgacggTAAGAGCCCCGAGCAGGCCCAGGCCAAGACCTTCATGTACGCCGGCGATTCCGGGGCGTTGAAGGACGGGAGATTCGATGCTTCTTTGTGGGAGCTGCAGATGGGCATGCGCTTgcctccgcggcggcgccgccagcatgggagggaggaagaaagTTCCTGA
- a CDS encoding Serum paraoxonase/arylesterase: MAALVSVLVAGLAIFGGYTYAPAAQRAVTLVGIGRASVNTSVLNGGDFVFIDDTVYCEDLHHHTPSGLLFTACDDNTETRVAWFPGLANLDDPVKGSKQKGSFHVINPKDLTQKRLRFENFDSTFVTHGIDVISDPQRPEAVYIFAVNHVPHPDYLATKIGGQSEQKVVQKSQSRVEIFHHILGASTVRHLRTVIHPLIKNPNDLFAVDPYSFYVTNDHYHSEGIGRMVEDLLPVTSWTTTVHVRVDEMSALLPTDGLKVEVALSGLRNNNGLGHGRRPREIIVNNCAGGEIHLAQLSPDPKNTSIDLSETIQVDTYIDNPAWFEDPYKSEILDASGFVLAGVSRPIDILTQAGKGEPKIGSIVWYVKPAAGDAGGYEKRILFEDDGTRISSAATAVLVAIDPSQEQGQRKAWLFITGFMSTSVVAVKVDL; encoded by the exons atggcggcgttggtgtCCGTCTTGGTAGCTGGACTGGCCATCTTCGGGGGATACACTTACGCCCCGGCCGCCCAACGTGCCGTGACGCTCGTCGGTATCGGACGAGCCAGCGTCAACACCTCCGTGCTGAACGGCGGCGACTTCGtcttcatcgacgacacGGTGTATTGCGAGGATCTGCATCACCACACCCCGAGCGGGCTCCTCTTCACCGCCTGCGATGACAACACAGAGACGCGGGTGGCGTGGTTCCCCGGCCTggccaacctcgacgaccccGTCAAGGGCAGCAAGCAAAAGGGCTCCTTTCACGTCATCAACCCCAAG GATCTGACCCAAAAACGACTCAGGTTCGAGAACTTTGACAGCACGTTCGTCACTCACGGCATCGATGTCATCTCGGACCCCCAGAGGCCAGAGGCGGTCTACATCTTTGCCGTCAACCACGTCCCTCACCCGGACTACCTGGCCACCAAGATCGGAGGCCAGAGCGAGCAGAAAGTCGTCCAGAAGTCCCAGTCGCGCGTCGAGATCTTCCACCACATCCTGGGGGCGTCCACCGTCAGGCATCTGCGCACCGTCATCCACCCGCTGATCAAGAATCCCAACGACCTCTTTGCGGTGGACCCGTACTCGTTCTACGTCACGAACGACCACTACCACTCGGAAGGTATCGGAAGAATGGTCGAGGACCTGCTGCCCGTCACCTCTTGGACCACCACCGTCCACGTCCGCGTCGACGAGATGTCCGCCCTTTTGCCTACTGACGGCCTCAAGGTAGAGGTGGCCCTGTCCGGGCTCCGCAACAACAACGGCCTGGGCCACGGTCGAAGGCCCCGGGAGATCATCGTCAACAACTGCGCTGGCGGAGAGATCCACCTTGCCCAGCTCTCCCCGGACCCCAAGAACACCAGCATCGACCTCTCGGAGACCATCCAGGTGGACACGTACATCGACAACCCGGCCTGGTTCGAGGACCCTTACAAGtccgagatcctcgacgcCAGCGGCTTCGTCCTCGCGGGCGTCTCGCGGCCCATCGACATCCTGACGCAGGCCGGCAAGGGGGAGCCCAAGATCGGCTCCATCGTGTGGTACGTCAAGCCGGCCGCGGGCGACGCTGGCGGCTATGAGAAGCGCATCTTgttcgaggacgacggcacgAGGATCAGCTCGGCTGCGActgccgtccttgtcgccaTCGATCCGAGTCAGGAGCAGGGCCAGAGGAAAGCGTGGCTCTTCATCACGGGTTTCATGTCGACCAGCGTTGTCGCCGTGAAGGTCGACCTGTAA
- a CDS encoding C6 zinc finger protein: MKATIVSPLSSTFSSSSASASAFHLSQNPSHEGPFKGAPPFSERRPSVVSPALRSASRGSFSGSPLTEPHHHQHHHHHNQPQRTPASETQYQNNYENAVLDSMHTSTTESVLQWPHFDAYPTMRDGYVSIFHLEQSRPPVKTRSTSMYPYVTAEDIGAIIDSFEHTVNFWYPTMSRSQLDQVRDLISDGIPEEDSILVCLALLTMALGCVGQVTAGLTDGATLSGEERKRRAARKAMGDMYFDSVLKKLHVVHTNVGSTATHCLFFTAMYFAFLRRPLQAWEYINAASAKCLLLLSYPPESESTEDQERIRRIFWSCYILESDYLAELSGLPQSGIARIESSTPLPGEYNTHQDPQVEEQSSMYFLACISMRRLLNRVHQLLYAHGTGAALDHARFPYVVAELNHQLDEWREVLPPAFAFSVGFNVVGNSQSTATEHGGFLRQRYLTCRSVIYRPYLMWMLSGMAGGNAISQDALRNCKACLDACLLHILNLRGFGQTVLVDTWICSLSMAGAMLVLLAACRIQALKDLIGPEVMSAGDHLRQLLQGWQGVMGEPTSPSVDQAIRIISDADGFIQDVYRAGDSHSTRRQ; encoded by the exons ATGAAGGCCACCATTGTCAGTCCTCTCTCGTCCActttctcctcctcatccgccTCCGCGTCGGCGTTCCACCTCTCACAGAACCCGTCTCATGAGGGGCCTTTCAAGGGAGCGCCGCCCTTTTCCGAGCGCCGGCCCTCCGTCGTGTCCCCGGCCCTCCGGTCCGCGTCGCGGGGGTCCTTCTCCGGCTCTCCGCTCACCgaaccccaccaccaccaacaccaccatcaccacaaCCAGCCGCAGCGCACGCCCGCCTCCGAGACGCAGTACCAGAACAACTACGAGAACGCCGTGCTGGACTCCATGCACACGAGCACCACCGAGTCGGTCTTGCAGTGGCCTCACTTCGATGCCTACCCGACCATGCGGGACGGATACGTCTCCATCTTCCACCTCGAGCAGTCGCGGCCGCCGGTGAAGACGCGGTCGACGAGCATGTATCCCTACGTGACGGCGGAGGACATCGGGGCCATCATCGACTCGTTCGAGCACACCGTCAACTTCTGGTACCCGACCATGTCCCGCAGCCAGCTGGACCAGGTCCGCGACCTCATCTCCGACGGCATCCCCGAGGAGGACAGCATCCTGGTCTGCCTGGCGCTCTTGACCATGGCCCTGGGCTGCGTCGGCCAGGTCACCGCCGGGCTGACTGACGGCGCGACACTAAGTGGCGAAGAACGGAAGCGGAgagcggcgaggaaggccaTGGGCGACATGTACTTTGACAGCGTGCTGAAGAAGCTCCACGTCGTCCACACCAACGTGGGGAGCACGGCTACGCACTGCTTGTTCTTCACGGC CATGTACTTTGCCTTCCTCCGGCGGCCGTTGCAGGCTTGGGAATACAtcaacgccgcctccgccaaATGTCTCCTGCTGCTCTCCTACCCAcccgagtccgagtccaCGGAAGACCAGGAACGGATTCGCAGGATTTTCTGGTCTTGCTATATCCTCGAGAG TGACTACCTCGCCGAGCTCTCCGGGCTTCCCCAGTCCGGTATCGCCCGCATCGAGTCATCGACTCCTCTTCCGGGGGAGTACAACACCCACCAGGACCCGCAGGTGGAGGAGCAGTCCTCCATGTACTTCCTCGCCTGCATATCGATGCGTCGTCTGCTAAACCGCGTCCACCAGCTCCTCTACGCccacggcaccggcgccgcccttgacCACGCGCGCTTCCCctacgtcgtcgccgagctgaaCCACCAGCTGGACGAGTGGCGCGAGGTCCTCCCTCCGGCCTTCGCCTTCAGCGTCGGGTTCAACGTGGTCGGCAACAGCCAGAGCACGGCGACGGAGCACGGGGGCTTCCTGCGGCAGAGGTATCTCACCTGCCGGAGCGTCATTTACCGGCCGTACCTGATGTGGATGCTGAGCGGCatggccggcggcaacgccaTCAGCCAAGACGCTCTGAGGAACTGCAAGGCTTGCTTGGATGCGTGCTTGCTGCATATCCTCAACCTGAGGGGGTTCGGCCAGACAGTCCTGGTCGATACCTGGATTTGCTCGCTCTC CATGGCCGGCGCGATGCTTGTTCTTCTCGCCGCCTGCCGTATCCAGGCGTTGAAGGACTTGATCGGGCCTGAAGTTATGAGTGCCGGTGACCACTTGAGGCAGCTCTTGCAGGGCTGGCAGGGAGTCATGGGCGAGCCTACGTCGCCGAGTGTTGACCAGGCCATCAGAATCATCAGCGACGCAGACGGGTTCATCCAGGACGTCTACAGGGCGGGTGATTCACATTCCACCAGGCGTCAATGA